The Anaerobaca lacustris nucleotide sequence GAATACCTCTATCATCACGCTCCGCATCGACCCGCGGGGTTGGCAAATCTTGAGAGATCGCTATAATAAAGTCAAGGTCCACCTGAGAGAGAACTCCGGTAGAGAGTTCCAATATGTACCGATAACGGATCTTGGGCTTTATGAGTATGTCATGAGTCATGTCGCCGATGATGGTGCGTTAGGGCGACTGAATGATTTCCTCTGTTCCCAGAGAGAGGTCTTCATCCGTGTGGGACTGGGCCGGGAATACAGGGTGCCTGATAGAGGAAGAGGATTCTGGATACAGGTAAACGGAATTTATACTTTCCCTGAGTGTTTTAAGGACATAAGGTGCCACTGGAGAGGTTGACGTTCGCATGTGGGAAATCTTCACAATCGGGTATTCTTCTCACACCTTGCAGTCGTTCTGCGCTCTCCTGAACCAGTACGGGATAACAGCCGTCGCCGATGTACGGTCGAATCCCCACAGCAAGTTCAAGCCCGAGTTCAATCGAGGACACCTGACTGTCGCTCTGCGCAAAATGGGTATTGCCTATGTCTTCCTCGGAAACCAGTGCGGAGCCCGGCCAAACATGCCGGGATGTTACATTGATGGTGCCGTCGACTTTGACATCCTCGGCCATCGTCCCGAGTTTCAGCAGGGCATCAAGCGTCTGCACGAAGGGATGGCGCAATTCCGGGTGGCCCTCATGTGTGCAGAGAAAGACCCGATCATGTGCCACCGCATGGTGCTGGTCTCGCGTCACCTCGGGCGTATCTCACACGTGAACGTTCGCCACATTCTGGGCGACGGGAGATGCGAAGAGCACTGTGAAGCAGAGGCCCGGCTATTGAAGCTCTTCGACTTAGCATCGGAAGAACTCCCCGGGTTTGGAAGGTCTTATGAGGAACGCCTTGACGAAGCCTACAGACGGCAAGCCGAGCGAATCGCGCATCACGCGGACGAGGATGCGGAAGAGACTGTTCGGGTGAAGCATGCGTGAGGTCAGGCTGTACACCATCGGTTTCACGAAGAAGACGGCGGAGGAGTTCTTCGCCAGTCTGCGGGGTGCTCATGTCAAGCGGCTCATCGATGTACGTCTCAACAATATGTCCCAACTGGCCGGTTTCAGCAAACGAGATGATCTGGCCTTCTTTCTGCGTGACATTTGTCAGTGCGACTATCGACACGAACCAGCTCTCGCGCCCACGGAGGCAATTCTCGACGCCTACAAGAAGAAGGCGATGGACTGGACCGAATACGAAGCGAGGTTCAGCGCGCTCTTGAGACAACGACAGCCGGAGGACCACATCGATCTGGCCACACTGGACCAAGCGTGCCTGTTGTGCAGTGAGCCGGAAGCGGACAAATGCCATCGCCGTCTGGTCGCCGAATATTTCAGAAGCAAGCTCGGCCACATCCAAATCGTACACCTCTGACATCTGCTCTGCGGCATAGCCATCGTCCAGACGAGGAAATGAGGGTCTCCGGCGAATGGCACTTCCCTATGCGTTAAGTCTTGGCCCGATAAAGGTATAGAAGAACAGGCCTCCCGGCCGAAGAGATTGTTGTAAACGCAATCGAATCAGCAAGGAGGTCTGTCATGAAGGAATTAAAGGAGGAATTAAAGGTGTCCGGTACTTTTTCGGGGTCTTCGTCTGGGGGCGGATGGTGGATTGGGGCGGCGGTCTCTCGTTCGTAGTGGCGTCGTCAGACGCTGCGTACTGAGCAATGTCGAATGGGCTTCAGCCCATGCGGCATTCTGAGGGTTTCTCCTTGCCAATCGGTGGGCCGTCTCTTAGAATATTCGTGTTCGGAGACTTGGGAGGAGGGTGGACCAGATGATTCAGGGAACTTTCGCGTTCATGGAAGAGTTGCTCGCGCCCAAGGATTTGCGCCATAACAAGTTGCGCGGTGAAGACCGTGCATTTCACGACTGGTATCGGTTCGTGCTGTCGTATCCTCCCCATCTGGTCAGAGCGTACATTGACAAGCTGGGGCTGGAGCCCGGTCATCTGCTTGTCGATCCGTTCTGCGGGACTGGTACAACTCTTGTCGAAGCGAAGAAGCGCGGCGTACGATCATGTGGCCTCGAAGCCCATCCGATGGCGCACTTCGCCTCCCGTGTCAAAACCAACTGGGCGATCGGTGCTGACGCGTTACTTCAGGATGCCGAGCGTGTGGCTCGGACCGCCTTGCGGGCCCTGGGGCAGACAAACGGCGAGCTGCAAAGGCTTTCCCCTGAGGAAGAGAACGTCCTTCTTTCGAATTCCATCAGCCCTGTTCCGCTGCACAAGTGTCTTGTTCTTCGCGATGCGATTCTCGCACAACCGACATCTGCCATACGTGATGTCGAACTGCTGGCCTTGGCGTGGGTGGCGGTATTCGAGGCGAGCAATTTGAAGTTCGGTCCGGAGGTAGGCGTGCGAAGAGCGAAGAGGCTCGACGCCGCTGTTCTGGAAATGTGGCGCACCAAAGTGGAGTCGATGGCAGGAGATCTCAGCGAGTTCGCATCACGTCGCCCTGTCGCCTCCGAGTGCGTTCTTGCTGACGCCAGATGCGCGCTCGATACACTGCCAACGAATTCCATTAATGGGGTCATTACGTCCCCGCCTTATCCGAATGAGAAGGATTACACGCGCACCACTCGACTGGAAAGCGTGCTTCTCCAGTTCGTACGGTCGAAACACGATCTGCGTGCCTTGAAACAGAACCTTGTTCGCTCAAACACACGAAATGTGTATCGCGCAGACGATGACGACAGGGCGATAGCGAACAATGAGAAGATCGGCGCGATTGCGGGCGAGATCGAACGGAGGCGGATTGCTCTCAAGAAGACGTCAGGGTTCGAGCGGCTTTACCATCGAGTTACCGCATTGTACTTCGGAGGGATGAAGCGACATTTCGAGCAACTCAAGCGACCTTTGAAACCGGGCGCGAAGCTGGCCTACGTGGTCGGCGATCAGGCTTCGTACCTTCAGGTTCTGATCCGGACGGGGGAGTTGCTGGCAGATATCGCCAATGAGCTTGGATACAATATCTTGGCTTTGGATTTGTTCCGGACACGCCTTTCGACGGCGACAGGGGAGCAATTGAGAGAAGAGGTTCTGGTTCTTGAATGGCCCGGAGAGAAGAGGATGCCACAGAAGAATGCACGCAACCGTTACGACCAGCTCATCGAGAAGATCTTCTTCAACAACTACACCGACGGCGCAACGGAAGTATCGTTCGAACGAGACGAATTCGCTGCTGTCGCCAAGAAGATGAAGATCGTCCTGCCGAAGAACCTTGGCGACATCATCTATTCGTACCGATACCGAAGCAAGCTGCCGAAAGCCATTACGGACCTGCTCCGAGAAGACGAAGAATGGGTAATTCGGTCTGTGGGGCGTGCCAGATACGTTTTTGCCAGGAGTCCCCTGCATCAGATTTCGCCGAATCCGAGGCTCTCCAAGATCAAGATCCTCGATTCCACTCCTGAAGTGATTCGGCGATACTCCTTAACGGACGAACAATCGCTCCTTGCGATCGTTCGCTACAATCGGTTGATCGATATCTTCACCGGGGTTGCATGCTATTCTCTGCAAAGCCATCTTCGAACGTTTGTCGAGGACATGGGGCAGGTCGAAACGGACGAAATCTATATCGGCATCAACAAGAATGGGGAGCAGTTCGTGTTTCCTGTTCAGGCGAAAGGCGCCAAGGACAGCGTGGGAATCATTCAGGTCGAGCAAGACCTTGCGTTGTGCGCGTCGAAGTTCCCCTCTCTGCGATGTCGGCCCATCGCGGCCCAGTTTGTGGAAAATGACCTTGTGGCTTTGTTCGAATTCCAGATGTCCGAGGGGCTGCTCTCCATCAAGGAAGAAAGACACTACCGGCTTGTGCCCAACGACGACTTGACCGATGAGGAGCTTCTGGAATACCGCTCGTGAGTGGGATTGAAGGTCTCCGGTACCTTTTCGGGGTCTACTTCTGGGGCGGATGGTGGATTGGGGCGGCGGGCTCTCGTTCGCAGTGGCGTCGCCCGACGCTCTCTGCCGAGCGTATGCCCCTTCGGCACGCTCAGGGCAAGCTCTCACGGGCACACTACCAACGCCGTCTTCCCCCACGTCAAGCCATTCGTACCTGGTACCTTTAATTCTCGGTGAGTGAGGGCGATCCGCCTCTGGCGGACGTCGGGGCTGCCGGGGGGCGGGCGAGGACGTTCGGCGCAGCGGGGACCGATCGCGCCGGCGGCGCAGGGTGGGCGCGCCGCTGGGGGGTTGCTGGGGGTGTTTTTTGCTGGTGTGGAGGGCGTTGCGGGGGTATAATTTATTGGTTGCCGGTTGTTTATCATCGTATCGGTTGCGGCGGTTCTTCGGGGGCCTGCACGGCGCGGATATCGACGAGATCCTGGGCATAAACCTGGTGGCGGTCTGGCAACACCGGGCTCAGGGCCGGACACGACTCCGCTGACGGCATCGCGTTGACGCACAGCATATTCACCGAGTCGGGCCAAGCCACTCGGGGAGAAGGAGAAGACCTTGGCAGAGAGAGCAGAGATACCGAAAAGCAAGGGGCCGCTCCAGCGTCCGGTCGATAAGCATCACGCGCTGTTGCGGGTGGAGGGAAAGAACGCCTGGATTCGGAGTCTGGATCGGGGACTGGCGGAGACGTTCTGCGCGCTGGTGACGGAGGGGGTCCCGGTGACCGGGGCGCGGAGCGCAGGAGTGGTCTCGTGGGGGATTTACGCGGGGCAGCCCGATCAGACGGGCACGATCCTTCTCGATCGCAAGTCGGACGGTCGGTTCAAGCTCGTGCCATTGGACGATGCGG carries:
- a CDS encoding DNA methyltransferase, yielding MIQGTFAFMEELLAPKDLRHNKLRGEDRAFHDWYRFVLSYPPHLVRAYIDKLGLEPGHLLVDPFCGTGTTLVEAKKRGVRSCGLEAHPMAHFASRVKTNWAIGADALLQDAERVARTALRALGQTNGELQRLSPEEENVLLSNSISPVPLHKCLVLRDAILAQPTSAIRDVELLALAWVAVFEASNLKFGPEVGVRRAKRLDAAVLEMWRTKVESMAGDLSEFASRRPVASECVLADARCALDTLPTNSINGVITSPPYPNEKDYTRTTRLESVLLQFVRSKHDLRALKQNLVRSNTRNVYRADDDDRAIANNEKIGAIAGEIERRRIALKKTSGFERLYHRVTALYFGGMKRHFEQLKRPLKPGAKLAYVVGDQASYLQVLIRTGELLADIANELGYNILALDLFRTRLSTATGEQLREEVLVLEWPGEKRMPQKNARNRYDQLIEKIFFNNYTDGATEVSFERDEFAAVAKKMKIVLPKNLGDIIYSYRYRSKLPKAITDLLREDEEWVIRSVGRARYVFARSPLHQISPNPRLSKIKILDSTPEVIRRYSLTDEQSLLAIVRYNRLIDIFTGVACYSLQSHLRTFVEDMGQVETDEIYIGINKNGEQFVFPVQAKGAKDSVGIIQVEQDLALCASKFPSLRCRPIAAQFVENDLVALFEFQMSEGLLSIKEERHYRLVPNDDLTDEELLEYRS
- a CDS encoding DUF488 family protein, with amino-acid sequence MWEIFTIGYSSHTLQSFCALLNQYGITAVADVRSNPHSKFKPEFNRGHLTVALRKMGIAYVFLGNQCGARPNMPGCYIDGAVDFDILGHRPEFQQGIKRLHEGMAQFRVALMCAEKDPIMCHRMVLVSRHLGRISHVNVRHILGDGRCEEHCEAEARLLKLFDLASEELPGFGRSYEERLDEAYRRQAERIAHHADEDAEETVRVKHA
- a CDS encoding DUF488 domain-containing protein → MREVRLYTIGFTKKTAEEFFASLRGAHVKRLIDVRLNNMSQLAGFSKRDDLAFFLRDICQCDYRHEPALAPTEAILDAYKKKAMDWTEYEARFSALLRQRQPEDHIDLATLDQACLLCSEPEADKCHRRLVAEYFRSKLGHIQIVHL